The window GGGTTCCTCGCCCCGGCGGTGCTCTTTTTCCGGCCGGAACGCGTGTTCCGCGCTGTCGGCACCGAGAGCGACAACCGCCTCGTGGCGGGATTTTTGGTGTGGGTCAACCGCGCGGTGCAACGGTTCCCGGGCCGGATCCTGTTCCTCGGGGCGGTGGCCTTCGGCCTGTCGGCCTGGTCCGCCCGGGGTCTCACCGTGGAATCGGACCTGCTGGCCTATTTCCCGGAAAAAGACCCGCTGACCCGGGCCGTGCGTCGGGTGGAGGACAAACTGGGCGGGGTGGGTTTGCTGGAAATCTCGGTGAAGGGATCCCCGGGCGCGTTCAAAGAACCGGCCGCCCTGGCATTCCTTGACCGGTTTCAAGGCTTTGTGGCGAACCAACCCGGAGTCGATAAAACGCTTTCGGTCGCCGACCTCTTCAAAGAAATGAACCGGGAGTTTCACAACGGGGATCCCGCCCAAGATCGGTTGCCCGACCGCCGCCGCCAAGCGGAGCAATACCTGCTGCTCTACGACGGGGACGACCTGGACGACCTCGTCACGCCGGATTTCGCCGAAGCCCGGGTCGCGGTGCGCGTCCGCGACCACCGCACGAGCGCCAACACCCGCCTGATCGCGGCGGCGCACGAATTCGCCCGCCGGGAAGCCCCCGCGGACCTGACCCTCCGCACGACCGGGGAAATTCAACGCGCCGTGGATTCCGTTGACGTGTACATGCGCGACCAACTGCAAAGCCTCGGTTTGGCGGTGCTCTTCATTTGGATCGTGATGGCGGTGGTGTTGCGGTCCATGGCGTTGTCGGTGCTGTTCCTCGTGCCGAACCTGTTTCCCATCGTCGTCAACTTCGGGGTGATGGCCGCCGCGGGCATTCCCCTCGACACAGGCACCCTGCTCATCGCCTCCTGCGCTTTCGGGGTGGTGGTCGACGACACCGTGCACTATTTTGTGGCCCTGCGGGAGCGCCGGCTCCAACACCGGCCCATCCGCGAGGCGGTGCAGGAAGTCTTGTTGTTGAAAGGGGAAGGCTCGACGGCCTCTCTTCTGATCCTGTCGGCGGGGTTCGGGGTGTTGATGCTGGGCCACTTCGTGCCCGTTTTCGAGTTCGGCCGTTTGAATCTGCTCATCATGGCCGTGGGCGCGGCCGGCGACATGTTCGTCATGAACGCCCTTCTGCTCGTCACCGCCCGCCGCCGCTACCAAACCCCCCTGACCTCCCTCCCCCCGGCGGGCTCCCCCCCGATTTAAAGCGACCGGTGCCGTGCGGCCACGATGCGTCCCACGCAGCGGGGCGAGCCGCACCGGCAGGGCACCGGATCGTCCCTAAAGGAATAACCGTAGTCGTAGGTGATTTCTTCGTTCTTGGCCAGGGGCCGGAGGGTTTTGAGCCAAATGCGGCCGGCGCGGATTTCACTCGCGCAATTGGGATCGCAGGCATGGTTCGCGAACCGGGCCAGGTTCCAAGGCACGGAACCGTCCACGCATTCCCGGCGGTTGAGACGGAAGACGTAGGCGTTGCCTTCCCTCGCCATACGCCGGCCGGTCCCGGCCTCCACCCGGGGCCCGTCGTATTCGACGACGTCCGTGCCCGCGGGAATGTCCCGCCGGGCCCACAGGCCCCGGCCGTGGATGGCCGAGGGGGCGGCGTGCGCCCATTCGTTGTTGGTGCGGGCGGGCCGTTTCACAAGGACGGATTACTCCAAAAGGAAGGCGGACAAATCCTTGCGCAGGGACGCCGGCGCGGGCCCGTCGGCGCGCCCGATGCGGATTAGGAAAGCGATCCGGTGGTCGGGGACGCCCAAAAGCAGTTCGAGATCCCGTCGGCAGGTGAGCAGGGTTCGCGCCTCCTCGGCGGAAAAGATTTCGGGATTCTCAAAGGCGAGGTGCAAAAGGTAAAGACCGCTCAAAAGGCACTGGGCGTCCAGGCCCGCGCGCGACAACGCGTTGAGGGTCCGCTGGATCCGCCGCCCCATTTCCACAAAAGCGGCCGGGTCGCCCGCGCCGGTGGTGAACGCGATGAAGCCGGATTGTCCCTGAAGGAACGCCCGTTGTCGCAACCGGTGGAAGTGCCCCGTGAAGGGCGCCACGGCCCCCACCCACCGGGGGTGCCGCTGCAGGAGGGGCAGGAGCCGCCGGAGGCGGGGCGGCAAGGCCAGGGTGTCGGCGTCCAGCCCGTCGCGGTGAAGCGCGTTCTCCTCTTGTCCCACGCGGATGAATTCCAGGGCCTCGGTCAATAGTTTCGGGTTCCCGAACCGCAGGGCCTCCAGATCCGCCAAAATGTCCACCAGCGTGGCCGCCGTTTCCCCCTCCAGGAGGCGCGCCGCCGCGACCCCATCGGACACCGAGGCCAAGGAGTGCGTCAAGGCCTCCCGCGTCGCCGGGGCCAGCGGCTCCGCGCGGAAAACCTCCCGGTTCGTTCGACGATCCAACACCCCGTCCATGGCCGACGGGTCCGGAGGCGCGCCGGGAAAGAGCCGAACCCGGGCGACCGGATGGTCCAGGCCAAAGGTCGTCCCTAAAAATTCCGATTCGAGCCGTTGACCCCGGGCCCGGGCCGCCGCGTCCATGTTTTCCAACAGGAAACCCAGGGTCATGGGCGAGATGCCCTGCAGTTTCAAAAAAAAGTTTTTGGTGCGCAGAACGAAGACGTCGAGGCGGTCTTCGACGACACGGAACCGCCAGGGCTGGCTGTTGTAGGGGGAAACGGCGCGCACCCCGGTCGCGAGGAGGGGGCGCCAATCCTCCAAAGAGGAGGGGGTCACCATCGCCCCGCGAACCCCAGGCGCATGAGGGCGTGGTCGCGGCGCTGCCACAGACGGGGCAAGGCCGGCCGCGCCGGCGCGTCGTTCCGTCGCGTGGACGTGATGAGCGCCATTTGAAAAAAGTTTCCCAGTCGGGGGTCCACGTGAAGCCAGTTTTTCAGGGCCGACCTCTCCAGAACGCGGCGGAATTCCCCGAAGGTAAACGCCGCCTTGTAGGAATCGAGGCTGTCCTGGTAATACCAAACGCCCTGGGTTCGGTTGTAGCGATCCGCGAAAGCGACCGCCAAGTCGCCGGTTTTGGGGCGTTGAATGTCAAAAACGAACAGGGTCCCGCCGGGCTTGAGGAGCCGGGCCATGCCGTTCAAGGCCCGCACCGCGTCGTCACCGGTGGGCGAATGGTGCGCCGCGAAACACCAGGTGATGAGGTCAAAGGGGCCCCGGCCCAGGGAGTCCAGGTCGAACATGCTGTGGGCTTTGGTTTCCACGTTGGCCGCCCCGGCGCGGCGGGCGTTGGCTTCGGCGAGGGACAACATGTGGGGCGATAGGTCCGTGGCCAAAAAACGCAGGCCGGGCAGGGAGGCGGCCAGTTTGGACAACAGTTGGCCGGACCCCGTGGCCACGTCCAGGGCCTCGCCCGTCGCCGGCGCCCGGCGAAGAAGGACATGGAGGATAAACTCGTAAAGGACCGCGAGTGCGCCGTCCTGCCCGTCGCGGGAGTACTGGAGGTCCTGTTCGCGGTCCATCATGATGGAATCCATTTCGGGTTGGCGGCGGAGGCGCTGTTCGCCGAAACGTTGCTTTAAAACCGCGTAAAGGTACGTGCTCTCGAACATAGAAGCATTATAGGCCCGGCCCTCGCTTGCGTCAATGTTCGGTGAGATCCGCCGCCAGGGGGGTTTGGTTGATGACCAGATTGAGGGACCGCCCGTCGGCCTCGCCGTAGATCTCCGTTTTTTCCTCCAGCGCCCCGGCCCACAGGGCGAAATCCTCCTCCCGCCAGGACCAGACGGTGACCGATCCCCGGCTCCGCCGCTCCGTTAAATCGCGGCGCAACCGGTCGCCTTCCCGGCGGCTTTCTTTGAGGACCAGGAACCGCGCGTGCGGGAACCGGCGGGGCAGTTTTTCCAATTTATTCAGGGAGGTGGGACCGCACTCGACCCAGAGCGCCACGCCGCCCCCGTCGTCCAGGGCCATCAAGTCGGGCCGAAACTCCTGGTTGAGCAGAGCCGGGTGCTTGGCGGAGGGGTCCACGATGGGGTTTTCCCCCCAGCAGAGGACGAAGGCGGCCAGTTTCAAGGCGAGATGGGCGGGCGGCTCCTCCGGCTTGGCGGCCAGGATCAACTTGCGGTGCCCGCCGTTCAAATGGATATCACAACGGATGGCCATGGCGTTGAAGATATTAAGGTTTCGGGAAGACCAACAAAAGCCCACGATGAACGACGAGACCATAAAAAGCCCAAAAAACAAAAAATCCAAAGGCCGCCACCGCGTGCGCTTGAAACCCCGGGCGCGGCGCCGGGGGCCATCGATTTTGGGTCAGGCCCATCGCCTGGGCGGGAAAAATTCCGTAAACACTTGACACCAAAAACGCCGTGAGACTTCCCAGGACGGGGTCGGTCGCCATCCCCTTGACGATGGCGCCCCCCTGCTCCGTGGCGATCCCGAACAACCCCGAAACCAAAAAAACGTTTTTCACCGAGAACCCCCACCTCCGGCGGAGAATCAACCAGAGGCCCATAAACAAGCCGTAATAAAAGATCCCAAACACCAGGTCGACCGCCGGGTGGGGGTGCATCAAAATCCTCTCGGCCGGCGGTTTAGCCACGTTGCCGCCTATCGCGAACGCTTCCGTTAAAAGCCCCCCGATTCCCCCGGCCAGCCAAAAGGCCAGGCCCGTGGACCATCGGTTCAATCCCCGCCGCAATGGCTCGCGCAATCGGTAGACCGCCGCGGCCATTGGAAATACAAAACCCATCGGACCGCCCCTCAACAGCCAAAGGGAAGCCCCCCACGCCCCCCAAAAAAGGACGCCGGAGCCAAGAACCCTGAAACGGGTTTTCACGTGGATTTAAATTCGGCGACGACGAAGGTGTGGTCGGAGGGTTTTTCCCAGCCGCGGGGGGCTTTGTCGATCCATACTTTTTTCAGGCGGTCGACGGCGGCGGGGGTGCCGAGGATGTGGTCGATGCGCCAACCCCGGTTGTTCGCGAAGGCGGTGGGAAACATGTAATCCCAATAGGTGTAATGGCCGGGACCCGGCTCTTTTTCCCGGAAGAGGTCCACCCACAGGTCGCCCTTCGCCCGGGCGTAGGCGGCCTTGGCCAAGGGGTGGAAACACACATGCTCTTTGTTCCGCACGGGATCGTGCAGATCGATGTCGGTGGGCGCCACGTTCATGTCGCCCATCCACAGGGCCGGCCGATCCGCCGCCACGTGGCGCGCGAAAAGCTTTTTGAGCCCCTCGAAAAACTTGAGCTTGTTCTGGAACTTGGGCGAATCGGGCTCATATCCCTGGGGCACGTAGGTGTTGATGAGCAACCAATCCCCGAGGCGCGCCGTCAACGCCCGGGCCTCCCCCGACCCCGAGGGATCCCAACTGGGGTCCACCTCCGTCAAAGGATTTTGGGAAAGGAACGCCACGCCGTTGTAGGCTTTTTGGCCCCGGAACACCGGCAACCAACCGGCGTTTTCGAAATCCGCCCGGGGGAAGACGTCGTCCATGACTTTGGTTTCCTGAACGGCCAGAACGTCGGGTTTTTCGGCCGCCAACCATTTCAACACCACGGGCAGGCGGGATCGTATGGAGTTGGCGTTGAAAGTCGCGATTTTCAGGCGGGGGTCAGTCGAGCGTGGAAAATTCGAGGCCGTCGATGTAAACCGTGCCCGTCAAGGAGAGTCCGTGATCGGCGGCGTAGCCGCTTTCGAAAACAAAATTCACCTCTTTGACGTTGGCGAGGGAGTTGAGCCCCGCCGCCGTGAAGGACGTCAATGGGATCCGGATTTCCCGCCAGGCGTTGGTCACGGGCCCGGCCGCGTCGTTCAAATACACGATCCCTTTGCTGGAGGCGTTGGCCAATTCGATTTTCGCGTGTTCCACGCCGCCGGTCGCGCCGCGCACCCAGAACACGAGGGTTTTGTACAACGCGAGGTCCCGGGGGGCCGCGCCCGGGGCCAATTGGTTCCAAAAACCGTTCCAAGGCGCCGCGGTCAGATTGTACTGCACCTTCAATGAAGACCCCGACGCGCCCAGACGAACGCCCGTGTCGTAGGTGACACCCATTGAGTTGTAGGGTGGATCGTGTTCCGGCTCCATGGCCCCCTTGGCCCCGCCCGCGTCGTTGACGTTGTCCGCGTCATCAAAATTATCGACGGTCAAACTCGTCTTCACCGCCGCCGCATTGACGGTGTTGGTGGCGACCAAATCGGCGCGCAGACCCGCCGCGAAAGCGAGCAAAGTTAACAGGGCGACGGGGCGGCGGTTCAAAATTTGACTCCAATAGTGGCGCGGTGGGACCCGGAGGAATTCTCCAATTCCAAGGGCCACAGGAACGTGTAATCAACCTGCAATTGCAGATTTTTCCGCAGAGTGTGGGTGTAGCCCAACCCGGCGCCCGCTTGGTGGGTGTCGGTGCCCGCCCGCAGGGCCACCCGCTCCTGGGCCAACCGCCCCTCGATGCCGACGTGGGGGGTCAATTCCCCGTCGCGGGCGACGATGTCCAGGGGCAGGCTCCATCGGCCCCACCGGTACCGCAGACCGAAGGCCGCCTCGGTGGGCAAGCGCACCTTGTTGCCGACGCCGACGTCCGGCTTGTTGAGCGCCCGCAGGGACACCCCCACGGACAAGCCCGGCAGGCGCGCGTCCACTTCGGGAACGTGAGCGTGGACGTCCAGGGCCATAACGCCCCTCTGGGCGCCGTCGCGAAACACCGGGTCCCCGGCGCTCCGGGCCGCGTCGAGGGTGTATTTTTGGGAGAGATAGCGCAGCGACACACCGGCCGACATCACCTCGATGAGCGGGACGTTCTCGAAACGTTGGGCGGCCCCGAGGGCCACCGTGTCCTCACGCATCAAGCCGCCGGCCACCACGCTGCCCCAGCCCAACGAGAGGGTGGTGCCCTCCGGGAGAGGCTGGACATAGGCCAACTGGTTGAGGGACAAATCCACGTTGTCGACCCCGGCGAACAGCTTCGCGTATCCGAAATTGATACCGCGCGGGCGCGCCGAGGCGAGGGCCGCCGGGTTGTAGAAGGCCCCCGTGGGGTCGTCGTCGATGGTCGTGAAGGCCCCGCCCAGGGCGGCCGACCGGGCCGACCACAACGGGTCCTCAAAAGCCGCGCGCAGGGGCGCCGCCGCGATCAACCCCAGGAACCACGCCCATTTCATCGTTCGTGTCATGGCCGCCCTCACCGCGCCACCGCGATCATGCCGGTCACCGTCATGCCTTGGCCGGTTAAGCGGTAGACGTATGTGCCGTTTTCCACGATCTGCCCGTCATCGTCCCGGCCGTTCCATTTGTTCATATTCACGATCCGCCGCACGCGCTCACCCCGCACGTTGAAGATTTCAATCGTGTAGTCACCGTCGGCGTCGCTGATGCCGTCAAAGACGGCGTCGTCCCACACACCGTCGCCGTTGGGGGTGAGGATGCGCTCCTTGGGCCGCACGGATTCGGCGGTGACGCCCAAGTTGAACGGGAAGAGGGCGTAGAGGCTGAAATGGCTGATGCGCGCCGTCACGCGGTTGGCGGCGGTGTCCACCCGGCCGCCCACGGACCGCCAATCGACGCCGTCGTGCCAGAAGATCCGCAAATCGTTCTCGTTCACGGTGGTGCCGTCCACCACGCCGTCCTGGTCGGCGTCCGGGTAGGGCAGGGAAATCGATCCCGGGCGGTTGAAGTTGATGTTGTCGGGGCCCAGCTCAAAGGCCCGCACGGGTGAAATCCCCCGCAACGTCGGCTGAGTCGCCGTCGGCTCCAGGGACACCGTCACCGATCGCACCCCGATCCCCCCGGGCAAATCCAACGTCACCCCGGGCAGCCGGGGGTCGCCGACGGCCAACTCCACGCGGCCCCCGGCGTTCGTGATGGGGCGGACCACGGTCTGGTTTTGCGGCACCAGGTTCGCCCGGAAATATTCCCGGTGGTCGGCGGGCAACCGCGTGTCGTTCTCGTATTGATCCACGGCCACAAAATAGTATTCCAACACGCCGGGGGCCGGCAGCCCGGCGGGCAAGGCCGCGTCCATGGTGTAATGGAATGGATCCCCCGGCACGGGCCGCAAAACAACCGGAACATTTTGGAAAACCGGAGCCCCCTCCATGCGATAAAAAAACGTGGCCAGGGTCCCGGCGGATTCCTCCACCACCGTTCCGCCGACCCCCATGGGGATGTCGATTAAAATCACGTCCTGAAAAGGCGTGTGCGCGAGGGCGGGCCCCTGGATGTCCGATACCAAACTGGATTCCTCCAAAAACAGCCGCGTGCCGTAGCTCCCCCCGAATTCCCTGCGGGAGAGGTCAAGGCCCAGGTACACCCGGGATCGTCCGGCCGTGGGGACGATCAGGGCCTTCGTCCCTTTCTGGACGTCGAAATCCGCCTCTCCCTTTTCAATCACCGGGGACCACGACGCCGCCTCGCTTTCGCGGAAGGAGCCGTCGATGGGCTTTTCAGGGAAATTCCGGAAAAACAATGGCAGGGGGGGGCCCGTCCCCGCGCCGACCAATCCGCGTTGGGTTTTTCCGTAACGGCCCGTGTTGTCCGTGTAGAGGTACACACGCCGAAAGGAGGACGGCGAATGGCCGATGTCCAAATAGACCGGGGCCGTGTGGTGGGTCACGCTGGAGGGGAGAACACCGAAATTCAATCCGGTCGTCGACGCGTCGGTGTCGACGCGGCGAATATCGAGAGTGACCGCCCGCGCGGGGGCCGCCGTCAAAAAGAGTCCCCCCGCGGCGATCCCCAGAACCGCCGACCGCTTCCATGAATGAGGTCCCGATCCGACCCGAATCACTGTTCCAACACCTCCGGTCCGATTTCCTGGTCATGGGCGAGGGTCCGCCCTTGCCCGTCCAAAAAAAACACCCGCACCCGGCCGAAGCCGTTCCACGGCCCCTCCGTCAACGGCGTCGCCATTTCAACGGCGGCCGTCGCGCCCGGGGCCAGCGGCACGAGTTCCGTCGGCGGCGTGCTCCGGCGCCGGCCGTTGGTGAAATACAACTCCGTCACGACCTTGACGCGCAGGGTCACGTTCCCGGCGTTGTGAACCTCCGCGCGCACCCGGGCGTCCCGGTCCGTCCGACGCGCCACCACCGACCTCACTTCCACCCGGGGCCTTTCAAAGCCCGCCACCACCAGAGACGCGCGCCGAAGGACCCGAATTTCGCTGCCCTCCGGGCCGGGAACCGTGACGACGACAACGGCCGTCCGTTCACCTTGCCCCTTTTTGCCGGCGCGGGCCTTCAAAAAAACGGTTTTCCTCTGCCCGGACCCCAGCCGAACCGGTCGGCGCGACGCCTTCAACCAACCCGCGTCGTCGCCTTCCACCTCGATCCGGGCGACGGTCGGCTCGGCGGTGTCGTTCCGAATGAAGAGCCGGTCCACCGCTTTTTTCCCCGGGGCAAGCCGAAACAAAAACGCCTCGGGTTCCACGTCCACGGCCCGGGCGGCGACGGAAATCGCTCCCAAGGCCGCCGCGACAAAGTTACGGGTTCGCGGCCCCGGCACTCGGCGTAAACACAGGGCCGTTCGGCCCGATCACGAGATCAAAATCGCCCCGAAGGGATTGTTTTGCCCCCGCCAAAGGGGTGAACGTCACATCGACCCGGGCTTTGTATCGTCCGGGAGCGCGGTCGCCCAAAGCGCATTTCCCGTAAAGTTCCCGCGTGCGGCCGGGGTAGATCGGCGGCCCGTGTTCCAGAGCCGTTCGGTCGAGTTCCAAACCGTCTTCGTTAAACAACGTGACCTCGATGTGGGGACGCACATGGACGTTCCCTTGGGAAGACAGGGTGGCGCCGTAGCGCCAACCGCCGTCGCCCAGGGGGTACGCGGCCAGCTTGTCCAGAGTCAACGTCAATTCCTCGGTGCCGCGCACGGCCATGTAAAAGGGGACGGCGTATCCCAATTGGATGCCCACGCCCCCCCCTTTTTGGTCGGGGGGGAGACGAAAAAAGACGAAAGCCATGGTCTCCCCTTTGAAATCGGCGGGAGCCTTGACGCGGTACTTTAAAACACGATGTCCGTTGGGAGGCAAGACGAAATTTTTTTTTGTTTTTATGTTGAACCAAAGATCGGGGGCCAGTGTGCTTTGGCCCGTTTGTTGCCGCCAACCATCCACAACGGAAACATCCACCAGGGTTTCGCTGGCCCGGGGATTGAAAACGGTGATGCGGCCCTTTTTAACCCGCCCCGGCCCCAGGGACATTTCCACCGTGGTGGGGCTGGTTTGAATAAAAGAACCGGCGAGGCAACGTCCGGCCTCGATCAGTATCAACAATAAGAAAATGTATCTTCGCACGGGGAAACCCCCCGATCGCCGGGGGGGGTCCCCCCCCCGGCGTCGGAGCGTTAAGTCACTCGTTAATCAGGTCGAACTTGACCGTGGTGGCGTAATCCCCCCCGGCCGATCCGTTGAAGTTGGCTTCCGCGTAATAATAGAAGTCCGCGAGACGGCCGCCCAGAAGCGCCTCGTTGCCCGGGTTGACGTTCGGGCGTACGATGGTGGTGGAGGACGGGTTACCGAAGGCGATGTTGCAATAGCCCCCCGCGTCCGAACCGGTGAAGCTTTCGTCTTTGGTGTTCTTTCCATCGACGATGACATCGTTGGAGGGATCGTTGTAGTCTTTGAAGTCCTTCAGGTAGGTCCAGCCGTTGCCTCCGGTGATCAACCCGGTGGTGGTGCTTTTGATCGAGCCGAATTGCGGGTCGCCCGTGCCGGGTCCGCCCCCGGCGTGGGTGCCGGTGTCGGGGAGGATCATCCAGCCCATGGCCGCTTTGTTGCCGTCACCGGCCTTCATACCGCCGAAGTTCCAGCCCCAGGTGGTGGTGGTCGGGGTCGTCGCGGGGAAGTTGTCGGTGTAGGTGCGCAAACGCCAAGACGGGGCGTTATCGTCCACCTTAATTTTTACGGCCTGGAGAGGCTTGTTGGACCAGAGAGCCGGCGTCCCGTTGATGGTGCCGAAGTTCAAGGTGCGGACGGCTGTCAAGTTGTTGTTGGACATGATCATGACGTCTGTGTAGAGATCATCGACCACGCTGACTGTGGCGACGGCATCGACGGTGTTGACGGCAACGATGGTCTCGGCGCGGGCCGTGGTGACGAAACCGGCCACCAGAGCCGCCGTGCCGAATGCGAATAACTTCTTCATCGGGGATTCCTCCTGTGAATGGATTGCGAACTGCGGGCTCCCGGCGGGGTGGTCTTCGCCCACGTCAGCGGGGGCTTTGTGGACATATTGTAAACCGGGGGGCCGAAGAAAGGTCGAAATAGTTGTAACGTCGATGTAACATTTTATTGCCCGCGAGGGCTTAAAAAAAGCCCCGACGCAAGGGGGGCGGTCCGCGGCTTTTCCTCGACGGAAAAAACCGCGGGCCCGCGCCGTCTCCGGCGCGGGCCCGCGGAAGCAAACGTTCGGGGAATTTAGCGGACGATCTTGATCTCGCCCACGATGATCTTGCCGCCCCCGCCGGACCCGCTCACGGCAATGTCCAGGTAACGGATGAGGGAGGAGTCCAAACGGTTGTCGCCGCCCCACCTGTAGGAAAAGTCCGACAAGGGGATGGTGATGTCCTGCCATTGGCCGGAAGCGCCCAGGCCGGGGAAGTCCTTACCGAAAGTGGAATCGTCGCGATCGATCAGTTTGATTTCGACGTTGTTCGGTTCCCCCTCGCCCTTCACGCGGATGAAGATGGACGGGTTGCCGCTCAAGTCGGCGTTCAACGACCGACGCGCCGACACCCATTGACCGGCCGGGATGGAGTACTTAAAGGCCAAGGCCTTGGTGCCTTTGGGGCCCGTGGTGGATTCCAAATTGATGGACGAGGCTTCGCCTTTCGCCACCATCCAGCCTTCTTTGGTTCCACCGTCAAAGATCATGCCGTCCTTGCGGATGTTCCCCTCTTTGGGGGCCGCGGTCAGCCGCAGGTCCGAGACCAGCAATTCCCCCGCCCCGCCGTCGCCTTTGGAAATGGCGAAATAAATGTCCTTCACGCGGCCCAGGGCCGGGTCGCCGCCCCACCAGTAGCTGAAATCGGCTTCCGAGAGGGTCAAATGGACCCAGTCGCCGGACTCGCTGAGGATGGGCCGTTTCACGCCGTAATTCGTGTCGTCCTCGTCCACCAGCTTAATCTCGAGGTTGTTGTTGGCGCCTTTGCCCTTCACCCAAATCGACAGGGCCTTGTTGCGGAAATCGTCGATGACGAAACCCTTGGTGAACGACACCCAGCTTCCGTTTTTCAGGTCGTAGGCGACGCGCAAGGCCGAACCGCCCTTGCCCGCCACCTGGCTCAGCCGAATTTCGGAGGAGTTGTCCCGGGCCGAGGTCCAGTCCATTTTCGCGAAATTGTCCAACAACAGCCCCCCGCCCGAGGCCGGGACCATCGCCGCCGCCGCGGCCGGTTTGGATACGCTTTTGGCTTTGCTGTTCGTTTTGGCTTGGAGGGGCATGCCGGAAAGGGCCAGGCTCAGGGCCCAAAGGCAGGCCATTCCTTGGTGAAGACGTTTCATGGAATGACTCCTTAATTAGGAAGTTAACCGCAAAATCGGGGCGCGCCGGCGCTCACTCTTTGAGGCCCGTGGTCGCGATCCCTTGAATAACATATTTTTGCGCGGCCAAGAACACCGCGATCACCGGCAGCACGACGATCACCGCCGCCGCCATCAGAAGGCCGAAATCCGTCGGGTGCTGGCCGTTCAGGTTGGCCAGGGCGACGGGAAGCGTGTAGCGGTCCTCCCGGACCATCACGATCAACGGCCACAAAAAGTCGTTCCAGGACCCCATGAAGGTGAAGATGCCCAGCGTCGCCAAAACCGGCCGGCAGAGGGGCAGGACCACGCTCCAATAAATCCGGAACTCCGAACACCCGTCGATGCGCGCGGATTCGATGAGATCGTTGGGAATGGACATCATGAACTGGCGGATGAGGAAAATGCCGAAAACGTTGGCGCTGACCGGGATGATCAATCCCGCGTAACTGTTCAACAAACCCAGCTTTTTCAACAGCAGGAACACGGGGATCATGGTGAGTTGCCCGGGCACCATCATGGTCGCCAGGAGAAAATTGAAGATCTTGTCCCGGTGGCGGAAACGGTGCTTCGCGAAGGCGTAGCCCGCCATGGAGTTGATGAAGAGGGACAACACCGTCATGGTCACGGACACCAACAGGCTGTTGCGAAAATGGGTGAGGAAATTCACTTCGCGGATCAATTGGGCGTACCAGCGCAGGGTCGGCGCGTCCGGGATCCAGGACGGTGGGTAGGAAAAAATCCCTTCGCCGGACTTGAAAGAGGTCGAGATCATCCAAAAGAACGGTAACAGGGTGGCCGCCGCCGTGGCCAACAA of the Elusimicrobiota bacterium genome contains:
- a CDS encoding MMPL family transporter, whose translation is MAALVRKILRAFRADVAVPVLADFITARPRTLAAATLAIGLLLAAGAAGIRARHTVDDFFIDDTDNGRFLTAFRERFPNGEFFVVAYDDPALFTADGLNRLKTLTRGLADLPEVKEVKSLANVTDIRGEEDAFIVRPFLHEVPTDPAGLARLRARATGHRLYEKQFVSPDGVTAAIVVFVQDPPPDEGYRRRTLAAVKGVLDRHRSMGPFDLAGWTVTNVSVVEYMMKDFQRYIPLTFLLVGVVSWFVFRNPRLIGLALANVALTLGATLGLSRAAGFSLNVISSIAVPLIMSLALTDTVHVFTHLDRRLLARHTPAGALNAALREILRPSFVTSLNTALGFFSLTFSRTPAIREFGWMGAAGMGLEFLFTFGFLAPAVLFFRPERVFRAVGTESDNRLVAGFLVWVNRAVQRFPGRILFLGAVAFGLSAWSARGLTVESDLLAYFPEKDPLTRAVRRVEDKLGGVGLLEISVKGSPGAFKEPAALAFLDRFQGFVANQPGVDKTLSVADLFKEMNREFHNGDPAQDRLPDRRRQAEQYLLLYDGDDLDDLVTPDFAEARVAVRVRDHRTSANTRLIAAAHEFARREAPADLTLRTTGEIQRAVDSVDVYMRDQLQSLGLAVLFIWIVMAVVLRSMALSVLFLVPNLFPIVVNFGVMAAAGIPLDTGTLLIASCAFGVVVDDTVHYFVALRERRLQHRPIREAVQEVLLLKGEGSTASLLILSAGFGVLMLGHFVPVFEFGRLNLLIMAVGAAGDMFVMNALLLVTARRRYQTPLTSLPPAGSPPI
- a CDS encoding SET domain-containing protein-lysine N-methyltransferase produces the protein MKRPARTNNEWAHAAPSAIHGRGLWARRDIPAGTDVVEYDGPRVEAGTGRRMAREGNAYVFRLNRRECVDGSVPWNLARFANHACDPNCASEIRAGRIWLKTLRPLAKNEEITYDYGYSFRDDPVPCRCGSPRCVGRIVAARHRSL
- a CDS encoding class I SAM-dependent methyltransferase, whose protein sequence is MFESTYLYAVLKQRFGEQRLRRQPEMDSIMMDREQDLQYSRDGQDGALAVLYEFILHVLLRRAPATGEALDVATGSGQLLSKLAASLPGLRFLATDLSPHMLSLAEANARRAGAANVETKAHSMFDLDSLGRGPFDLITWCFAAHHSPTGDDAVRALNGMARLLKPGGTLFVFDIQRPKTGDLAVAFADRYNRTQGVWYYQDSLDSYKAAFTFGEFRRVLERSALKNWLHVDPRLGNFFQMALITSTRRNDAPARPALPRLWQRRDHALMRLGFAGRW
- a CDS encoding YaeQ family protein, whose protein sequence is MAIRCDIHLNGGHRKLILAAKPEEPPAHLALKLAAFVLCWGENPIVDPSAKHPALLNQEFRPDLMALDDGGGVALWVECGPTSLNKLEKLPRRFPHARFLVLKESRREGDRLRRDLTERRSRGSVTVWSWREEDFALWAGALEEKTEIYGEADGRSLNLVINQTPLAADLTEH
- the xth gene encoding exodeoxyribonuclease III, coding for MKIATFNANSIRSRLPVVLKWLAAEKPDVLAVQETKVMDDVFPRADFENAGWLPVFRGQKAYNGVAFLSQNPLTEVDPSWDPSGSGEARALTARLGDWLLINTYVPQGYEPDSPKFQNKLKFFEGLKKLFARHVAADRPALWMGDMNVAPTDIDLHDPVRNKEHVCFHPLAKAAYARAKGDLWVDLFREKEPGPGHYTYWDYMFPTAFANNRGWRIDHILGTPAAVDRLKKVWIDKAPRGWEKPSDHTFVVAEFKST
- a CDS encoding gliding motility-associated C-terminal domain-containing protein produces the protein MIRVGSGPHSWKRSAVLGIAAGGLFLTAAPARAVTLDIRRVDTDASTTGLNFGVLPSSVTHHTAPVYLDIGHSPSSFRRVYLYTDNTGRYGKTQRGLVGAGTGPPLPLFFRNFPEKPIDGSFRESEAASWSPVIEKGEADFDVQKGTKALIVPTAGRSRVYLGLDLSRREFGGSYGTRLFLEESSLVSDIQGPALAHTPFQDVILIDIPMGVGGTVVEESAGTLATFFYRMEGAPVFQNVPVVLRPVPGDPFHYTMDAALPAGLPAPGVLEYYFVAVDQYENDTRLPADHREYFRANLVPQNQTVVRPITNAGGRVELAVGDPRLPGVTLDLPGGIGVRSVTVSLEPTATQPTLRGISPVRAFELGPDNINFNRPGSISLPYPDADQDGVVDGTTVNENDLRIFWHDGVDWRSVGGRVDTAANRVTARISHFSLYALFPFNLGVTAESVRPKERILTPNGDGVWDDAVFDGISDADGDYTIEIFNVRGERVRRIVNMNKWNGRDDDGQIVENGTYVYRLTGQGMTVTGMIAVAR